The following are encoded in a window of Ruminiclostridium herbifermentans genomic DNA:
- a CDS encoding type II secretion system protein — translation MKGFFSKFKKNKKGYTLTELIVVVAILGVLAVIAVPMIMNSVKDAQDAGMKAQIQNIETAVQLCLADGSLYYVETGGVKVLTPASGTIENTIKQKLVGHKYPVNSKDPNKAANWWFDPATLKVGYDGSGMTNPYKLNDDASDDQHGK, via the coding sequence GTGAAAGGGTTTTTTAGTAAGTTTAAGAAAAATAAGAAGGGTTATACTCTTACAGAATTGATTGTTGTTGTGGCAATTTTGGGTGTGTTGGCGGTAATTGCTGTTCCAATGATTATGAATTCAGTTAAGGATGCACAAGATGCAGGGATGAAAGCACAAATTCAAAATATCGAAACAGCAGTACAATTGTGCTTGGCAGATGGTTCGCTATATTATGTTGAAACTGGTGGAGTTAAGGTACTTACACCTGCTAGCGGAACTATTGAGAACACAATAAAGCAAAAGCTTGTTGGTCACAAATATCCTGTAAATAGCAAAGATCCAAATAAAGCAGCTAATTGGTGGTTTGATCCAGCAACATTAAAAGTTGGTTATGATGGTTCAGGTATGACTAATCCTTATAAATTAAATGATGATGCTAGTGATGATCAGCACGGTAAATAA
- a CDS encoding prepilin peptidase — MQTLITLYIAAFGLIIGSFLNVCIYRIPSKQSIISPPSHCTGCDTRLKAWDLIPVFSWLLLRGKCRYCGARVSARYPIVEGLTSLIFVLLYFRFSISVEFLAAIILSIILICVAFIDFDLKIIPNEFIIAGMLSGAALFAYNLFYQVDMYGDRVWYNPIIGIVCGAGTLLLVAVIGSLVYKNDAMGMGDVKLLAVVGLFLGWRLTLVALLLSVLLAAIFSCALILLRKLNGKSEVPFGPFIAIGTFVAMLYGWNIIEFYMGFIPV, encoded by the coding sequence ATGCAAACACTCATCACACTCTACATCGCAGCTTTTGGTCTTATAATTGGTAGTTTTTTGAATGTATGTATTTACCGAATACCATCAAAGCAGTCAATTATTAGTCCGCCGTCTCATTGTACGGGCTGCGATACTAGGCTGAAGGCTTGGGATTTGATACCTGTTTTCAGTTGGTTATTATTAAGAGGAAAATGCCGCTACTGTGGTGCGAGAGTCTCCGCCAGATACCCCATAGTTGAGGGCTTGACTTCATTAATATTTGTGTTATTGTATTTCAGATTTTCTATATCAGTTGAGTTTTTAGCAGCAATAATTTTGTCTATCATACTGATATGTGTTGCTTTTATTGATTTTGATTTAAAGATTATACCAAATGAATTTATTATTGCAGGTATGCTCAGTGGTGCGGCTCTATTTGCATACAATTTGTTTTATCAAGTAGATATGTATGGTGATAGAGTTTGGTACAATCCAATTATAGGGATTGTTTGTGGGGCTGGGACCCTGCTCTTAGTAGCAGTTATTGGTTCATTGGTTTATAAAAATGATGCAATGGGGATGGGAGATGTCAAGCTATTGGCAGTTGTCGGACTGTTTCTTGGCTGGAGGCTGACCTTGGTTGCATTGTTGTTATCAGTATTATTAGCAGCTATATTTAGTTGTGCTCTTATTTTATTAAGAAAGTTAAATGGTAAGTCAGAAGTTCCATTTGGGCCATTTATTGCAATAGGCACATTTGTAGCAATGCTGTATGGCTGGAATATTATTGAGTTTTATATGGGATTTATACCAGTATAA
- the pilM gene encoding type IV pilus assembly protein PilM codes for MFEKKLISLDIGNKTTKIAYGSTNKKNIIVDEYDIIETPKDCINDGIILNAELLAQTIIESFKNNKIKKAGLVLSVTGTGVITREIQIPLSTDKEIGQILEFEAQQYFPVDLQNYTTDYKLLENVTDSEGSHSRVLIVAVPNKQIEGYIQLSKLLKQQLIAIDIPANCVIKGFSYKTEQVFNSQEEFALVDIGYSTSLVCIFRNNYLKFNRILLNGSSEIDRNISAEFSIEEDKAEQLKISYRAASDTQTEVAAVRQSEITPVIERGMGNIVADISRFIDFSNSRDSSNRVQRIFICGGGSKLAGISEYFTNYFNLPVELLPMGNELIYRGKKGKELFEKDYIRLVNVIGGLVRK; via the coding sequence ATGTTTGAAAAGAAGCTAATTTCTTTGGACATAGGCAATAAAACCACTAAAATTGCTTATGGAAGTACCAATAAAAAGAATATTATTGTGGATGAATATGATATTATTGAGACACCAAAGGATTGCATAAATGATGGTATTATTTTAAATGCTGAATTACTTGCACAAACAATAATTGAGTCATTTAAAAATAATAAAATCAAAAAAGCTGGTCTTGTTCTTAGTGTAACAGGAACAGGAGTTATTACTAGAGAAATCCAAATTCCTTTATCTACAGACAAGGAAATAGGTCAAATACTTGAGTTTGAAGCACAGCAGTATTTTCCTGTTGATTTGCAGAATTATACCACTGATTATAAGCTGTTAGAGAATGTAACAGATAGTGAAGGATCACATTCTCGTGTTTTAATTGTTGCCGTTCCAAATAAACAGATAGAAGGTTATATTCAATTATCAAAGCTTTTAAAACAGCAATTAATAGCAATAGATATACCTGCAAATTGCGTTATAAAGGGGTTTTCATATAAAACAGAGCAGGTTTTTAATTCACAAGAGGAGTTTGCATTAGTTGATATAGGTTATTCTACATCATTAGTTTGTATTTTTAGAAATAATTATTTGAAATTTAATAGAATTCTGTTAAATGGGAGTTCTGAAATTGACAGAAATATTTCAGCTGAATTTAGTATTGAGGAGGATAAGGCTGAACAACTTAAAATATCATATCGAGCTGCTTCGGATACTCAAACAGAAGTAGCAGCTGTAAGGCAATCAGAAATAACTCCAGTAATTGAAAGAGGTATGGGGAATATCGTTGCAGATATTAGCAGGTTTATTGATTTTTCGAATTCAAGAGATAGTTCAAATCGTGTTCAAAGGATTTTTATTTGTGGCGGAGGAAGTAAACTTGCCGGAATCTCAGAGTATTTTACAAACTACTTTAATTTGCCAGTTGAATTGCTTCCTATGGGGAATGAGCTTATTTATAGGGGAAAAAAGGGCAAAGAGCTGTTTGAGAAAGACTATATCAGACTAGTAAATGTAATAGGCGGTTTGGTTAGGAAGTAG
- a CDS encoding PilW family protein → MNIKSKKGMTLVEVIATVAIMAAIMIPISLIFTTAYSNFITESDKSIAQKSARAVLYGKGLYGNGLISYGVMGDLQRSNVGSNKIQIGENINGDSNRGKSISILDENNLPIQTYIFNGTSLDYIYLDDKGDPVRESYFENVTSNKKEVKVLDFVVEKKIKGKYIDPITNNYIDSDLIIVYVEVECGKSGKIALESSYRIPIE, encoded by the coding sequence ATGAATATAAAAAGTAAAAAAGGCATGACGCTAGTTGAGGTTATAGCAACAGTAGCAATCATGGCAGCTATTATGATACCTATTTCACTCATATTCACTACTGCATACAGTAACTTTATAACGGAATCTGACAAATCGATAGCGCAAAAAAGTGCTAGAGCGGTTTTGTATGGAAAGGGATTGTATGGCAACGGTTTGATTTCGTATGGTGTTATGGGGGATTTACAGAGAAGTAATGTGGGGAGCAACAAAATACAAATTGGGGAAAATATCAATGGAGACTCTAATAGAGGAAAAAGTATTTCAATTTTAGATGAAAATAATTTACCAATACAGACTTATATATTCAATGGAACAAGCCTTGATTATATATATTTAGATGATAAAGGTGACCCTGTTCGAGAAAGCTATTTTGAGAATGTCACTTCAAATAAAAAAGAAGTCAAAGTTCTGGATTTTGTTGTTGAAAAGAAAATAAAGGGAAAATATATAGACCCAATCACAAATAATTATATTGATAGTGATTTAATAATAGTCTATGTAGAGGTCGAATGTGGTAAAAGCGGTAAAATTGCTCTGGAAAGCAGTTATAGAATTCCGATAGAATAA
- a CDS encoding PilN domain-containing protein has product MKDLNLIPANYVFEKKSKHKKALLSILIVLIAIVFVSAYIFPTLYENNLKNEKAVLIDEVAKTNIYVTEVKEFNTLKQAVEAREKEGISLAQRQFSSLEIMNAIENASPEKVFVQKMDISGDSESNVKVSLSCIAENEETIAYFIKNIKDDAYFKKIGMSTITKNQENNGRAFDLVLEGVNNDNLTKYYGWDQTISIGYIPDWVISEEKDNRVLLSAKNSLTNAEPASLEILRENTELQVKAFADERQSGLRRLLKNYKLEYSSQTRNSKLDAIKSVYSYEDNNIKYTCSELCVVKDGKCYIVTYKCDSVSFTNTEQIINRIIKSFNIN; this is encoded by the coding sequence TTGAAGGACTTAAATCTAATACCTGCCAATTATGTATTTGAAAAAAAGAGTAAGCACAAAAAAGCATTGCTTTCTATTTTAATAGTTCTTATAGCAATTGTATTTGTATCAGCATATATATTTCCAACATTATATGAGAATAATCTTAAAAATGAGAAAGCTGTGCTGATTGACGAAGTTGCAAAAACAAATATTTATGTTACTGAAGTAAAAGAATTTAATACTTTAAAGCAAGCAGTTGAAGCTAGAGAAAAAGAGGGAATATCACTTGCTCAAAGGCAGTTTAGTTCGCTAGAAATAATGAATGCAATTGAGAACGCTTCGCCTGAAAAAGTATTTGTTCAAAAAATGGATATATCAGGTGATTCTGAATCAAATGTAAAGGTTTCACTAAGCTGTATTGCAGAAAATGAGGAAACAATAGCATACTTTATTAAAAACATAAAAGATGATGCGTACTTTAAAAAAATTGGGATGTCAACCATTACAAAAAATCAAGAGAATAATGGAAGAGCTTTTGATCTTGTATTAGAAGGCGTAAATAATGATAATTTGACTAAATATTATGGATGGGATCAAACCATTAGCATTGGCTATATACCTGATTGGGTTATAAGTGAAGAAAAGGATAACAGAGTTCTTTTATCTGCGAAGAATTCTCTGACAAATGCAGAGCCAGCTTCATTAGAGATTTTGAGAGAGAACACAGAACTTCAGGTTAAGGCTTTTGCAGATGAGAGACAAAGCGGACTAAGGAGATTATTAAAAAATTATAAGCTTGAATATTCATCTCAAACTAGAAATTCTAAACTAGATGCAATTAAGAGTGTTTATAGTTATGAGGATAACAATATAAAATATACATGTTCAGAACTTTGTGTTGTTAAGGATGGCAAGTGCTATATTGTTACATATAAATGTGATTCGGTTAGCTTTACAAATACAGAACAGATTATAAATAGAATTATAAAATCTTTCAATATCAATTAA
- a CDS encoding type II secretion system protein, protein MKNKLRIFKTEKGATFVEIMLAVAILVIIAVPLLSTVIASVKNNATAKEKTEAIALAEMAMGNIKAQTNLMSLANLTTTSSAIYVDLTNDKLETHYIVKEKGKAEVSKDTRVNYNYGNEVNKKFDLEFVVNQDKVDNDGLVDITVNDCKGNEIGTISEIDIGSILRLYVGSFGSDYKFSLACKGHNSVFGDFSPQKTGTKNNISIKVTYEGKAVSPGKLLKIELLDDTAEDDSLTIYLVDSSNDKLDIKFIPIGNKDSFILAYIASDAFENNNVINHLFEITVIIKRATDKEVIYSVSSYVRK, encoded by the coding sequence ATGAAAAATAAACTAAGAATATTTAAAACTGAAAAGGGAGCAACCTTTGTTGAAATCATGCTGGCAGTGGCAATATTGGTTATTATTGCTGTGCCTCTGCTTAGCACGGTTATAGCATCAGTTAAAAATAATGCCACAGCCAAAGAAAAGACGGAAGCAATTGCATTGGCTGAAATGGCTATGGGTAATATTAAGGCTCAAACCAATCTTATGTCTTTAGCCAATCTTACTACAACGTCGTCTGCTATATATGTTGATTTGACAAATGACAAATTAGAGACTCATTATATCGTTAAAGAAAAAGGCAAAGCAGAGGTTAGTAAGGATACTAGAGTCAATTATAACTACGGCAATGAGGTTAATAAAAAATTTGATTTAGAGTTTGTTGTAAATCAAGATAAAGTTGATAATGATGGCTTAGTTGATATTACTGTTAATGACTGTAAAGGTAATGAAATCGGAACTATTTCTGAAATAGATATTGGAAGTATACTAAGGCTATATGTAGGTAGTTTTGGGTCGGATTATAAGTTTAGCTTAGCATGCAAAGGTCACAATAGCGTTTTCGGTGATTTTTCACCTCAGAAGACTGGCACAAAAAATAATATTTCAATTAAGGTGACTTATGAAGGCAAAGCAGTATCACCTGGTAAGCTCCTGAAAATAGAATTACTTGATGATACAGCTGAAGATGACAGCTTAACTATTTATTTAGTTGATAGTTCAAATGATAAACTTGACATTAAGTTTATTCCCATAGGTAATAAAGATAGTTTTATTCTAGCATATATTGCAAGCGATGCATTTGAGAACAATAATGTTATAAATCATCTTTTTGAAATTACAGTTATTATTAAAAGAGCAACTGATAAAGAGGTAATATATAGCGTATCATCATATGTAAGAAAATAA